A single Crateriforma conspicua DNA region contains:
- the hisF gene encoding imidazole glycerol phosphate synthase subunit HisF, whose protein sequence is MLAARVIPCLDVHGGRVVKGTNFVNLRDAGDPVEVAQRYEAEGADELVYLDITASHEERDIILDVVRRTAEQVFMPLTVGGGVRTIDDVRSLLSAGCDKVSINSAACKDPDFVRKAADRFGSQCIVVNIDPKRVDRDGQEFWEVHINGGRTPTGLEAVAWAKEVESLGAGEIVLTSMDADGTCDGYDLPITSAVSEAVHIPVVASGGAGHPSHLADAILKGKADAALAASIFHFGQFTIEETKRVMRDAGVPVRL, encoded by the coding sequence ATGCTTGCCGCCCGAGTGATCCCTTGCTTAGACGTCCACGGAGGCCGCGTCGTCAAAGGCACCAACTTTGTCAATTTGCGTGACGCCGGTGATCCGGTCGAAGTCGCCCAGCGATACGAGGCTGAGGGCGCCGATGAACTGGTCTATCTGGACATCACGGCCAGCCACGAAGAACGGGACATCATCCTGGACGTGGTTCGAAGGACTGCCGAACAGGTCTTCATGCCGCTGACCGTCGGCGGTGGCGTCCGAACCATCGACGACGTTCGCAGTCTGTTGTCAGCCGGGTGCGACAAGGTCTCGATCAATTCCGCGGCCTGCAAAGATCCGGACTTCGTTCGCAAAGCGGCGGACCGATTCGGCAGCCAGTGCATCGTCGTCAACATCGATCCCAAACGTGTCGACCGCGACGGACAAGAGTTTTGGGAAGTGCACATCAACGGCGGCCGAACACCGACCGGACTCGAAGCGGTGGCTTGGGCGAAAGAAGTCGAATCGTTGGGTGCCGGCGAAATCGTGTTGACCAGCATGGATGCCGACGGCACTTGTGACGGGTACGACTTGCCCATCACATCGGCCGTCAGCGAAGCCGTTCACATCCCAGTGGTGGCCAGCGGTGGGGCGGGGCATCCGAGTCATCTGGCCGATGCGATCTTGAAAGGAAAAGCCGACGCGGCACTGGCCGCCAGCATCTTTCACTTTGGCCAATTCACCATCGAAGAAACCAAACGCGTCATGCGTGACGCCGGGGTTCCCGTTCGCCTCTGA
- a CDS encoding glycosyltransferase family 87 protein: MAWSSTVSESASPPDRIQRNAETAKWRVGRPAVALSAGLLLSLTFALTIARIVVQYQTPGPFDASKQGLCDFHNGVYFPAMSLVSGISPYGQDYVAQFPVERPIPFFSPGILVLHAPLTWLPLHAAEAVFTGINLLLLLWIAGVIASQAGWPHRLDALLVIAFAMSVTRSGHVTIFNGYFTLELILATFLAIHWGNRSPWKAAVALAVVSAKPTYILPIGFLLLARGNRKSLIYGAAISVVMAVLPLLWLASHQGDGDIASGFQILLDQIAETQATHRGQVDESPFFSWTRLDLLAVIAKWGNLNPGDATHLGVMGLLLAGPMWVLHRRRKSGIDDGLGGLTGALILVTSLVSVYHQSYDALLLVLPATAVIAALRRPWSLMSPTTRGFLLALMFIPLFNVLSTRWFLMKFDGFSGPAFGVVTGVSGVGLTVLMVALSVLGWPRRPIATPSMLNETAGCSESAQSGDSL; this comes from the coding sequence TTGGCTTGGTCGTCGACCGTCAGCGAATCCGCGTCGCCACCGGACCGGATCCAACGCAACGCAGAAACCGCGAAATGGCGCGTCGGCCGACCGGCCGTCGCACTTTCCGCAGGGTTGCTGCTGTCGTTGACGTTCGCGCTGACCATCGCACGAATCGTCGTTCAGTATCAAACGCCCGGACCGTTTGACGCCAGTAAGCAAGGCCTGTGTGACTTCCACAACGGTGTCTATTTTCCGGCAATGTCGCTGGTGTCGGGCATCAGCCCCTACGGGCAAGACTATGTCGCACAGTTCCCGGTGGAACGTCCGATCCCGTTCTTTTCGCCGGGCATTCTGGTGTTGCATGCACCGCTGACTTGGCTGCCGTTACACGCGGCCGAAGCGGTCTTCACCGGGATCAATTTATTGTTGTTGTTGTGGATCGCCGGGGTGATCGCATCCCAAGCCGGTTGGCCGCATCGTTTGGATGCGTTGTTGGTGATCGCTTTTGCGATGAGCGTGACACGCAGCGGACACGTCACGATCTTCAACGGCTACTTCACCCTGGAACTGATTTTGGCGACGTTTCTCGCGATTCACTGGGGCAACCGTTCGCCCTGGAAAGCGGCGGTGGCGTTGGCCGTCGTCAGCGCGAAGCCGACCTATATCCTTCCCATCGGTTTCTTGCTTTTGGCCCGCGGCAACCGAAAGTCACTGATCTATGGTGCCGCGATCAGCGTCGTCATGGCCGTGTTGCCACTACTGTGGTTGGCATCGCATCAGGGCGACGGCGACATCGCCTCAGGATTTCAAATCTTGTTGGACCAGATCGCTGAAACACAGGCGACCCATCGGGGCCAAGTCGACGAATCTCCGTTCTTCTCCTGGACGCGTCTGGACCTGCTTGCGGTCATCGCCAAGTGGGGAAACTTGAATCCCGGTGATGCGACTCATTTGGGTGTCATGGGGCTTCTGTTGGCCGGGCCAATGTGGGTGCTACACCGACGCCGAAAAAGCGGGATCGATGACGGCCTTGGTGGGCTGACCGGTGCTCTGATCCTGGTGACATCGTTGGTTTCGGTGTACCACCAATCTTATGACGCACTGTTGCTGGTCCTGCCGGCGACCGCCGTCATCGCAGCGCTGCGCCGCCCCTGGTCGTTGATGTCGCCGACGACCCGCGGTTTTCTGCTGGCGTTGATGTTCATCCCGCTTTTCAACGTTCTTTCCACACGTTGGTTTTTGATGAAGTTTGATGGATTCAGTGGGCCCGCCTTCGGAGTGGTCACTGGCGTCAGCGGCGTCGGTTTAACAGTGCTAATGGTTGCTCTTTCGGTCTTAGGTTGGCCTCGACGCCCGATCGCCACGCCATCAATGTTGAACGAAACAGCCGGATGCTCAGAATCAGCACAGTCGGGCGATTCTCTATAA
- the trpC gene encoding indole-3-glycerol phosphate synthase TrpC, which translates to MNILETIVARTRETIERDRSKVSESQLRDAIDQQGPCLDFYAALAAGPDVNLIAEVKRASPSAGLIREDFDPVEIARAYQSGGASCLSVLTDEPFFQGSLDYLHQVADVVQLPVLRKDFIVDTYQLLQARAAGASCVLLIAECLDPSQLKDLHDHAAELGMHTLIELFDPDNVDSVLDTGTKLVGVNNRDLKTFKTDLHHTLRMRQVIPEDRLLVAESGIRTHDDVQMLGQGGVKAVLVGESLMRQADIRAATEALLGR; encoded by the coding sequence ATGAACATTCTTGAAACGATCGTCGCCCGGACGCGTGAAACCATTGAGCGCGATCGTTCCAAAGTCTCCGAGTCGCAACTCCGCGATGCCATCGACCAGCAGGGTCCCTGTCTGGATTTCTACGCAGCATTGGCAGCCGGACCCGACGTGAACTTGATCGCCGAAGTCAAGCGGGCCAGTCCATCGGCGGGCCTGATCCGTGAAGACTTTGATCCGGTTGAAATCGCGCGTGCCTATCAAAGCGGCGGTGCCAGTTGCCTGAGCGTTTTGACCGACGAACCGTTCTTTCAAGGATCGTTGGACTACCTGCACCAGGTCGCCGATGTCGTGCAGTTGCCCGTGCTGCGTAAGGATTTCATCGTTGATACCTACCAGCTTCTTCAGGCTCGCGCCGCCGGTGCGTCCTGCGTGTTGCTGATCGCCGAGTGTTTGGATCCAAGCCAACTGAAAGATCTGCACGATCATGCGGCTGAATTGGGCATGCACACCCTGATCGAGTTGTTCGATCCCGACAACGTGGATTCCGTGCTGGACACCGGTACCAAACTGGTGGGTGTGAACAACCGCGACTTGAAGACTTTCAAAACGGATCTGCATCACACACTGCGAATGCGACAGGTCATCCCCGAGGACCGGTTGCTGGTGGCCGAAAGCGGTATTCGCACCCATGATGACGTCCAGATGCTGGGCCAGGGCGGTGTCAAAGCGGTCTTGGTCGGCGAATCGTTGATGCGACAAGCCGACATCCGGGCCGCGACCGAAGCCTTGCTGGGTCGCTGA
- a CDS encoding thioesterase II family protein, with product MSDNPDSTLKAYQPRFRQIDTGGSDPKVDCVWFHHAGGGSNTLAHRVRQSVDRIAAADLPDIRLLTPVTPLREDAIDERFDGELHTLADQYAAILQQDFGIGRLPFVVLGHSFGSVLAYEVTRRLIDAGHSPARLVVMSFPAPDRLTHQTELHTLDNRSLMQQVDELFGGVPPEILDNDETWSHFVPGLRSDLGLLERYRPDLDAAALPVPVTAMVGTDDRAVSLADVQRWDLFTEPPVRLQTLPGDHFFPLQRIAEVFTAAAWDLPEPR from the coding sequence ATGTCTGACAACCCGGATTCGACTTTGAAAGCGTACCAACCAAGGTTCCGGCAGATCGACACCGGCGGTTCGGATCCCAAGGTCGACTGTGTTTGGTTTCATCACGCCGGCGGTGGATCCAACACGCTGGCCCATCGGGTTCGCCAGTCGGTCGATCGGATCGCGGCGGCGGATTTGCCCGATATCCGACTGTTGACCCCGGTGACACCGCTGCGTGAAGACGCGATCGACGAACGCTTTGATGGTGAACTTCACACCCTGGCCGATCAGTACGCAGCGATCCTACAGCAGGACTTTGGAATCGGTCGGCTTCCCTTCGTCGTTCTGGGCCACAGCTTTGGATCGGTGCTGGCCTACGAAGTCACACGACGCTTGATCGACGCGGGCCATTCGCCGGCGCGGCTGGTCGTGATGTCGTTTCCCGCCCCCGATCGATTGACGCATCAAACCGAGTTGCACACGTTGGATAACCGATCGTTGATGCAACAGGTGGACGAGCTGTTCGGTGGCGTGCCGCCAGAGATTTTGGACAACGACGAAACGTGGTCGCATTTCGTTCCAGGGTTGCGAAGCGATCTGGGATTGCTGGAACGTTATCGACCCGACTTGGATGCGGCTGCATTGCCGGTCCCGGTCACGGCGATGGTCGGTACCGACGACCGAGCGGTCAGTCTGGCGGACGTCCAACGTTGGGACCTTTTCACCGAGCCCCCGGTGCGGCTGCAGACCTTGCCGGGTGACCACTTTTTCCCGCTGCAGCGGATCGCAGAAGTCTTCACCGCGGCCGCCTGGGATTTGCCCGAACCGCGTTGA
- the purH gene encoding bifunctional phosphoribosylaminoimidazolecarboxamide formyltransferase/IMP cyclohydrolase, with translation MNPVSDVVPIQSALISVSDKMGLADLATGLQRAGVTIYSTGGTRRHLEECGVEVLDVAEYTGFPEMLDGRVKTLHPKIFGGILAIRDNDEHVDAIQEHDIEPIDLVVVNLYPFEATASRVGATREECIEQIDIGGPSLVRAAAKNHRDVAVATSSEQYGDILDQLQEHGGTTVDLRKQLAAEAFDHTATYDRAIADYMLGESISGDFPASMHLTLRRKSQLRYGENPHQRAALYLDPSVRSANLVAARQISGKELSYNNLLDLDSALEIVRGFAQPAVSVIKHNNPCGAATDTKLANACQKALDGDPLSAFGSVLGFNRTVDVETAELLCQPGLFIEAIVAPDFQAGAVGLLTSKPRWKDNVRLMQVGRLDDQPSGLAKRFISGGMLVQDADRMTSAPLQWKTATEAQVPSEMWDDISFAWEMVRHVKSNAIVLARDTSLVGVGAGQMSRVDSVEISIKKAGDRVAGSVLGSDAFFPFPDSIEAAADAGVVAIVQPGGSRRDDEVIEACDEHDLPMVLTGRRHFKH, from the coding sequence ATGAATCCAGTGTCGGACGTCGTCCCCATTCAAAGTGCCTTGATCAGTGTCAGCGACAAAATGGGGTTGGCTGATCTGGCGACCGGGCTGCAACGGGCCGGTGTAACGATTTACAGCACCGGCGGCACACGGCGTCACTTGGAAGAGTGCGGTGTGGAGGTCTTGGACGTCGCCGAATACACCGGTTTTCCGGAGATGTTGGACGGCCGCGTCAAAACGCTGCACCCCAAGATTTTCGGCGGCATCTTGGCGATTCGCGATAACGACGAACACGTCGATGCGATCCAGGAACACGACATCGAGCCGATCGATTTGGTCGTCGTCAACCTGTATCCCTTCGAAGCAACGGCATCGCGCGTCGGTGCGACCCGCGAAGAATGCATCGAACAAATCGACATCGGCGGTCCCAGTTTGGTGCGGGCGGCGGCCAAGAATCATCGCGACGTTGCGGTGGCCACCAGCAGTGAACAGTACGGCGACATCCTGGACCAACTGCAAGAACATGGCGGCACGACCGTCGATTTGCGAAAGCAGCTTGCCGCCGAGGCTTTTGATCACACCGCGACCTATGATCGCGCGATCGCCGATTACATGCTGGGCGAATCGATCAGCGGTGATTTCCCGGCATCGATGCACCTGACCCTGCGACGCAAATCACAATTGCGATACGGCGAGAACCCGCACCAACGTGCGGCGCTTTACTTGGACCCTTCGGTCCGTTCAGCCAACCTGGTCGCCGCTCGTCAAATCAGCGGCAAAGAGCTTTCCTACAACAACCTGTTGGATCTGGATTCGGCTTTGGAAATCGTTCGCGGTTTCGCACAACCAGCCGTTTCGGTGATCAAGCACAACAATCCGTGTGGTGCGGCAACGGACACGAAACTGGCCAACGCCTGTCAAAAGGCATTGGACGGTGATCCGCTTTCGGCCTTCGGCAGTGTGCTGGGTTTCAACCGCACCGTCGACGTGGAAACCGCCGAACTGCTTTGCCAACCGGGGCTGTTCATCGAAGCGATCGTCGCGCCCGATTTCCAGGCCGGCGCGGTCGGCTTGCTGACGTCCAAGCCACGTTGGAAAGACAACGTCCGCTTGATGCAGGTGGGCCGTTTGGATGATCAACCCAGCGGGCTGGCGAAACGATTCATCAGCGGTGGCATGCTGGTTCAAGATGCCGACCGCATGACCAGCGCACCGCTGCAATGGAAAACAGCCACCGAGGCACAAGTGCCCAGTGAAATGTGGGACGATATTTCCTTCGCTTGGGAAATGGTCCGACACGTCAAAAGCAACGCCATCGTGCTGGCCCGCGACACATCGCTGGTCGGCGTCGGGGCGGGGCAGATGAGCCGTGTCGACAGCGTCGAAATCAGCATCAAAAAAGCGGGCGATCGCGTCGCCGGTTCGGTGTTGGGCAGCGATGCGTTCTTTCCGTTTCCCGATTCGATCGAAGCCGCCGCCGATGCCGGTGTGGTTGCCATCGTCCAGCCCGGGGGTTCACGTCGCGACGACGAAGTGATCGAAGCGTGTGATGAACATGATTTGCCAATGGTGCTGACCGGTCGGCGTCACTTTAAACACTGA
- a CDS encoding NAD(P)/FAD-dependent oxidoreductase yields the protein MNRINDVEPSTSRPAQQHWLVVGGGVMGLKLAMDLVNRGQKVTVAEAAPQFGGLTSAWQLGDVVWDRFYHVTLLSDTKLRDLLSDIGLESEMQWVETKTGFYTDGELLSMSNTGEFLRFPPLNLIQKLRLGGTIFYASKIKNWRRLEKLTVERWLRRWSGNRVFEKIWLPLLKAKLGEAYPQTSAAFIWAHTARMYKARRSGMKTEMFGYVPGGYARVLDRLAETLTERGVRLLSGHPVSEIRSAEGGGLDVTFANGTQENFDNVVSTIASPLIAKTCPCLTEEEKSRHANIRYLGVVCASMLLRKPISQYYVTNITDTWVPLTAVIEMSTIVDPQQELGGHHLVYLPKYLPDDHPGLNESDEDYQEKCLSTLEKMYDHFSRDDVVDFKVSRAKYVAALSTVDYSTRLPPVVTSVPGFYALNSAHIVKGNLNVNETITLGEELLNELVWPDFQRRCGSGSNPQPVVDERPLAESPV from the coding sequence ATGAATCGCATCAACGACGTTGAACCCTCTACGTCCCGTCCAGCACAACAGCACTGGCTGGTGGTCGGCGGTGGTGTGATGGGATTGAAATTGGCGATGGACTTGGTCAACCGTGGCCAGAAGGTAACGGTCGCCGAGGCGGCACCACAGTTCGGTGGTCTGACCAGCGCCTGGCAATTGGGCGACGTGGTCTGGGATCGCTTCTATCACGTCACGCTGCTTAGCGACACCAAGCTGCGTGATCTGCTTTCAGATATCGGTTTGGAAAGTGAAATGCAGTGGGTAGAAACCAAGACTGGTTTCTACACCGACGGCGAACTGCTTTCGATGAGCAACACCGGGGAATTCCTGCGGTTCCCCCCGCTGAACTTGATTCAAAAGCTGCGGCTGGGCGGAACGATTTTCTATGCATCGAAAATCAAAAACTGGCGACGACTGGAAAAGCTAACCGTTGAACGATGGTTGCGTCGTTGGTCGGGGAACCGAGTCTTTGAAAAGATCTGGTTGCCGTTGCTGAAGGCCAAGTTGGGCGAAGCCTATCCGCAAACTTCCGCCGCGTTCATTTGGGCTCACACCGCACGAATGTACAAAGCTCGTCGCAGCGGCATGAAAACCGAGATGTTCGGATATGTCCCCGGCGGATATGCACGGGTCTTGGATCGCTTGGCGGAAACGTTGACCGAGCGTGGCGTGCGACTGCTTTCCGGTCATCCGGTAAGTGAAATCCGTTCGGCCGAAGGGGGTGGTTTGGACGTGACGTTTGCCAACGGCACCCAAGAAAATTTTGACAACGTGGTGTCGACCATCGCGTCGCCGCTGATCGCGAAAACGTGTCCCTGTCTGACCGAGGAAGAAAAATCGCGGCACGCGAACATCCGATACCTGGGTGTCGTGTGTGCATCGATGCTGCTTAGAAAACCGATCAGCCAGTACTACGTCACGAACATCACCGACACGTGGGTCCCGCTGACCGCGGTGATTGAAATGTCCACCATCGTGGATCCACAGCAGGAACTGGGTGGCCACCATTTGGTTTACCTGCCCAAGTACTTGCCCGACGATCATCCGGGGCTCAATGAATCGGACGAAGATTACCAGGAGAAGTGTTTGTCGACACTGGAGAAAATGTACGACCACTTCAGCCGCGACGACGTCGTTGACTTCAAAGTCAGCCGTGCGAAATATGTTGCCGCACTGTCGACCGTCGACTACAGCACTCGATTACCGCCGGTGGTCACGTCGGTTCCAGGTTTCTATGCACTCAATTCGGCTCACATCGTCAAAGGTAATCTGAACGTCAACGAGACGATCACGCTTGGCGAAGAATTGCTGAACGAACTGGTGTGGCCAGATTTTCAGCGGCGTTGTGGTTCCGGCAGCAATCCTCAGCCCGTGGTCGACGAAAGACCGCTCGCCGAATCGCCGGTGTAG
- a CDS encoding glycosyltransferase, with amino-acid sequence MPTTSPRTATDSHQSIRFRPSKVFLALPAYNEEEALPELLERVGEAFADSGLPYEVVIVDDGSADDTARIAAQMSYQMPVHVVQHKVNQGLGITLRDGLREAVDRAGERDIIITMDADNTHPPGLIDRMVRMIHEGCDVVIASRFQPGARVVGVPIERHFLSVGARVLFTMLFPTRGVRDYTSGFRAYRAGVIRDAFARYGDDFVGETGFSCMADVLLKLRKQGCLFGEAPLRLRYDQKGGDSKMRVFRTIWLTLKMLGRHRFGGASK; translated from the coding sequence ATGCCGACCACGTCGCCCCGCACCGCGACGGATTCTCACCAGTCGATCCGTTTCCGACCTTCCAAAGTTTTTCTAGCTCTGCCGGCGTATAACGAAGAAGAAGCGTTGCCGGAACTGTTGGAGCGTGTGGGCGAAGCGTTCGCCGATAGCGGTCTGCCGTATGAAGTCGTCATTGTCGATGACGGCAGCGCCGATGACACCGCCCGCATCGCGGCGCAGATGTCTTATCAGATGCCGGTCCACGTGGTCCAACACAAAGTCAATCAAGGCTTGGGCATCACGTTGCGTGATGGATTACGCGAAGCGGTCGATCGCGCCGGCGAACGCGACATCATCATCACGATGGACGCGGACAACACGCATCCACCGGGTCTGATCGATCGAATGGTCCGCATGATCCACGAAGGATGTGATGTCGTCATCGCATCGCGATTCCAGCCCGGTGCTCGAGTCGTGGGTGTCCCGATCGAACGGCATTTCTTAAGCGTCGGCGCACGCGTGCTGTTTACGATGCTGTTTCCCACACGCGGCGTCCGCGATTACACATCCGGTTTCCGTGCCTATCGGGCCGGTGTGATTCGTGATGCTTTCGCCAGGTATGGCGATGACTTTGTCGGCGAAACAGGATTCTCTTGTATGGCCGATGTGCTGTTGAAGCTTCGCAAGCAAGGTTGTTTGTTCGGCGAAGCACCGCTGCGTTTGCGTTATGACCAGAAAGGTGGTGACAGCAAAATGCGAGTGTTCCGGACCATTTGGTTGACGCTGAAAATGCTGGGACGTCACCGCTTTGGCGGCGCGTCAAAGTAA
- a CDS encoding fructosamine kinase family protein, with protein sequence MMLKDWLPRHVPQIRRIDSVDSVGGGCISDAVCVRGISDQDQPDTWFVKTNTVDFAENFACEWDGLDALRSTGVIHIPEPIATGVDASHSFLVTRWIQSESPTADFFAGFGRRLAEHHVASETTDDRHGWHRDNFLGATIQRNQPCESWVAFVAQQRIGYQLKLAVDNGWSDSRLKSDVQQVIDRMDDLLSGRHSTVSLLHGDLWSGNYLCTNDGRVALIDPAVYRGCGEAEFGMIQLFGSCPREFYDAYQDVRPLADGWRRRVQLYVLYHLLNHLNLFGGGYLSQCQRTAAMVLRER encoded by the coding sequence ATGATGTTGAAAGATTGGTTGCCCCGACACGTTCCGCAAATTCGCCGGATCGACTCGGTCGACTCGGTGGGTGGCGGTTGCATCAGCGATGCCGTCTGTGTCCGAGGCATTAGCGATCAAGACCAACCGGACACCTGGTTCGTCAAAACCAACACGGTCGACTTCGCGGAGAACTTTGCCTGCGAATGGGACGGCTTGGACGCACTTCGATCGACGGGTGTAATCCACATCCCGGAACCAATCGCGACCGGTGTCGATGCATCCCACAGCTTTCTGGTCACCCGCTGGATCCAATCAGAATCTCCGACGGCTGATTTCTTTGCCGGGTTCGGCCGTCGACTGGCCGAACATCACGTCGCATCGGAGACGACCGATGACCGGCACGGTTGGCACCGGGACAATTTCCTGGGTGCCACCATCCAGCGGAATCAGCCATGCGAAAGCTGGGTGGCCTTTGTTGCCCAACAGCGCATCGGTTACCAGTTGAAGTTGGCGGTCGACAACGGATGGTCAGACTCGCGACTGAAATCAGACGTGCAACAAGTCATCGATCGCATGGATGATTTGTTGTCCGGGCGTCATTCGACCGTCAGTCTGTTGCACGGCGATTTATGGAGCGGCAATTACCTGTGCACCAACGACGGGCGGGTCGCATTGATCGACCCCGCGGTGTATCGCGGGTGCGGCGAAGCGGAATTTGGGATGATCCAACTGTTCGGATCATGTCCACGCGAATTTTATGATGCCTATCAAGACGTTCGCCCCCTGGCCGATGGATGGCGGCGACGCGTTCAGTTGTACGTGCTTTATCATCTGCTGAACCATTTGAATTTGTTCGGCGGCGGATACCTTTCCCAGTGCCAACGGACGGCGGCGATGGTGCTGCGCGAACGATAG